The stretch of DNA GATAATACAGAGTTACTTTGCAAAAGTATTggtataagaaaataaattaaaaaaatagaaaaagataGAATGATAAATAGTAAATGATataataggaaaagaaattttaataatttattgatattataaaatgacatataatttaagacgtattttgttaaaatgaaTATAGACATGGAGCGAGCAGGTTTTGTCTCTCCACCTCTTCATCCGACTAATCGAGAAAAATTTGATAATGCTTTATTTTTATCGGATGTGAAAGTTAAGTCTCCATCATCATTTATGACGGAGTTTGAATTTCTTCTTTGCACTCGTatccattcatatatataaaataataaatttaaaagttgtatttatcataattaatttagtaaaattattattattattattattattattattattattatataataaaataaattaaaaataattttttatagagagaagattataatttttaatattaaaaattataataatgttaCTAGTGGGAGAGAGTGTGTAGTGGATATCGACACATCTAAATTTATTCTCGCCTCCGAATTTTAATTTCGAAGAAAATATGCACTCACATTTATATTCAATCCAAGCagattttctctattttaatcAAAACGAATTCGTGAGTATCCATATATGCGAGTTATATTATTATCCCTACCGACATATAATATGTGATGAAggaaatagtattatttttttttttttgacatgtTTGAGATATAGTTAGTGTCACACTCATCGTACTCTATATGTCCTATAATATAAGTACAAATTTgtcaaaactaatatatttaattaaaattttaagccaaataaattaattttattgattttttcttatattttcttaCTGTATATATTTAGTTGGTGAAATAAATGTCATATTTACTGGGTAATGTCGACCAAAGTCATCaatgatttgaaaataataGACCGTTTTAATATCTATatcattaaaaacaattttaatcgGACATTTAgctttttataaaattaccTTTGGcgatctatttttttaaaatttaaatttaaatttaaataaaaacataattatatgAAACTCATTAATAACAcaattgtttttcaaaattcaaattttaaaacataaaacaaacataaagatcattttaataaatatcttaaaGGAATCAAAGGtagtaatttatcttttaaaaagaaaaaaattaaatctttgaaattttgaattcacaatttctaaaacataaatatttaaaccATTAACAATTGTCTTGagcatttattaatattttccaaaacataatattgatattaaattttaaataaccgtaagtattataaaattgaaaaaatgaattaaaataaaatgtatgcgatgaaatacaataatatcaaaagtcaaattatgatttatatatttacaCAATATAACTTGATAATAACACACACCAAGGTCTTcgttttaaaaatgattttacatattatttttatccaCTCTAAATAGTGTTagtgtcaaattttaaaaattaaattacttaatCAGTTATACATGTTCAGCTTAATAAGCTTATCAAGAACTCAAAAATagcttttgtcaaaaaatagaAGTTAGGAAAATAATTGATTCATAAGATAGTCAAAGGTTTTTTCTTGACGGGATAATagtcaaaaaattatatactattcAATAAAGAGAAATATCAACCCATCATAGTATAAATAAATACTCAATTTATGGTATGATTCAGCGTGGAAAGATTTGGGTTTTGTAGTAAACAAGAAAAGTCGCAATTCTCTTGGCTAGTATAacattttgtcattttcgttAAATAGCAATTATGACCTTGTCAACAGAAGCAATATTAATAACTTACttgcatttaaaaataaagacttATATATTAGGCTTTTACTGCACTTGGAGGTGGAGTGTTAAAAATCACGGGATGAAAGAGTGgaattaaatttcattttgaaaatatatttgaaagaataatacaaaaagaataattttctaaaatattttatattaaacgattacaaaaaatactaaaataatgaACTCGACTCTATTTATAAAGTATATTATCAAATTAACAAACTAACCAACTAAATTTATCCAATTAACTGACTTTCTAAATCATTGAATAAAATATCTCTAATCCTTTTAACATCAAGGGGATTCATATGTTATGCATTATGAGCAATGTTCAGTTCATATTAGGCTTTTGCTTCTACATGAAATTGTTGGTGTTGCTGCACCTTGTTAGTTAAGATGTAATCTTTTGTTTCTTCGGGCTAAGCCCTCTTTTTAcaaatcataaaataacatataaattttttaaaattttcattttcatttttctattttcattaatttataaaaaaaattattttaagattcGACAGTTTTAGTTATTTCatcagatttttttaattaaaaattatgattttatatattttaaattacgcGACATATTATTAGAGTTGGCAATGAGTACGAGTAGTACTTACCCGCTACTCTATCTCTTggataaaaataatagatataTCCTATGCATATTTGTGTGGATATCCGTTGAATGgatatttaagaatttttttaagaatctgCAAGTATTAGCGGATatctattaatattatattttaaataaaaataataatttatatttaaaaattattatttttgttgcagTTTATGTAGATTTCTCCCCTATTTtgttaacaaagaaaatattaacgcatacaaatattaatacattaacaTAGATAAAATATGTTCCActcatcattaaaaatattaatacactttaccaattttactaatttaataTTGATTACAAATATTTGCCGATACAAATATCATTACATCTAACTATGTATCTATTAACTAACAGATAGTCAACATATTCGTTTATTTCATCCGTGGATACCCATTAATCTACTCACTTGTGTTGGTAGTAGATTTTATTTGTGGATATCTGaagttacaattttttttgttatctttatatattatCTCATGATATCGAactatctagatgcattaattatttatatgttattaactAAATTACATAACCTGAATAATTTCATAAGTTGAAAATGAGATCTTAAATAACTTTCTTGCAATTTCGAAGATATTAATCATTTAACATTATCCTATCATAGACaacattgtttaaaatatatcacatcatcaatttttagtaaaaaatatttaagagaaAGACCAAAACTACTAGATTTTAAATTAGGaggatcaattttataaattgatgaaAGCAGATGGATcaaaacaacaattaaaaaaaaaaactatatgccCTCATTTGATTATTGAAATTGTTCTCATATGGACTTAAGTTTCACACAAGTTCAATACTACCTACTTTGGACTATATAAATTTCACATTTCTTCCTATTAAAGTATGTCTCATTTTAAATCTCTCACTCGCCTCAATTATGTATTGACTTAAGTGTTAGAGTGTTAGGAACTACACCTTAAATGGTACCTTAAGTGTTAGAGTGCTAATAAGTACACCTCCACCATGTGAAGCTATCTCCTATGTGGATTCCAGTCAAACGTCACCTTCGAAGAGCATTTTCTTCCACCAATCCTAAACCATTGCGAGATCATTTACCCTCACTTATATGTTCCAAGCggataagaaaatataaatgtatGATGTTTCAATCTGTTTTGCCTATGTTTCAGTCTGTTTTGCCTGTTATTATAGATGGGACAAAATAAGTTTTGAAACACTACCAATTTTAAAAATGGCTCGTTGggttgattttaaaaatttctttaatttttcaattattattttactaattcaGTTACTTTTTCTATTATTAACAATGAGAAAATGATATGCACCatcaatttaactaattttacaGTGACATTTGATAGAAATAGATATAtagtagttatttttaaaatgtggtTACGGAATAGACTTACTTGCTTTAGTTGAATTGATGACAAGAATGAGTCAAAACATAATGAAGTTGTTCCGATTTTCTGCCCCTAATTCaaagtaatatataaattattttattgacttaGAGATAGATACTTTATAAGGAAATAATTTGTTGTAGTattaaattgagaaacattatttaatttaagaaattagtTAATTACTCAACCCTTATGATTTAAAACACCAAAATAGTGGTACACGATGGCATATTCAATTTCCATCTCCATTAAGCCTTTTGTACTCCTCCTCAAACATCATATTCCATATCTCTAGTCAGCATCATAACTTGCCAACATTGTACTCAACATAAATTATTCAAGAACtcgataattaaatatataaaatttatggtTGTATGCGGTCGCAATCTTTGAAACATggattttggtttaaaaataatcaaaatttgtattaaaatgTGGACCGTTCAGTCACACGTCAAACAATCGAAATCAACTTACACAGTGCCTCTTATATATAGAGTCTAAGCATACCCTAGAGCAAATGAATTTCAAAATCTTTGCACAATTAGTTCAGTGACTTCATTATAGTTTAATGTATCATTACTCTTTTTAAGTCGATTAAAAAGAACACGGTATTTCGTTACAAATAAAACGAGGAAATTAAAGAATCACATTAAAACTTTGCTATATAGGAAAACATAAGCTTGTGTGTGGCAAAGTAGCTTAGATCACGTGCACGGTGCGACAGGACAAAGCTAGAGGTTGAATCATATAGGAAGAACATATATGAGAAAAAACAAATGGAAACTGCAAATAGAGACAGTCTTGTATTGTAAGGAAGGCATCATAGATTTCTCACACACCCCGTCCCTCTTAAATCCAAGTCACATTCCAAATCCAATTCCAATAAAAACTCGCgccattattttattttatgttttctctAACTAGTCTATTTATCAATCACTTCATTAGTCAGTGCACTTTCTTCTCTTCAAtaaacacaacaaaaattataacatcTCATCGttgaaatcttttttaaaaattgtcaaTCAATCTCtactataatattcttttaaataagattcatttaatcaaataataatttacacttgaaaaaaaattctaacatttattattgtaaaactgATTTATTGGATAGAAATTGTGTGCTCTTTTATTGTAAAACTAGTGTTGTAAATAAACTGATTTATCTGATAGAAACTGTGTGGTCTTTcattgttaaattattttacactaaaAGTATATGATTGCACTCTTAAAAGAAATGAACCATCAAATGCACAAAATTCAGCAAACCACGAAGTACATTAAAGCGCTCCCATTTACCTATTCAGCAAAACACGATGTACACAAACGCACGCTGCGCATGTTAGCAGCTAAAACCGAACGtgattattgatatttttgtattctattatttgacaaattttattaatattttattactaatactatttctccaaaaattcaaaaaataaaataaaattcggAATTGAACTCATCCGTACAGTTATGACAGTAGAGAAAGAGAGAAACCGCAACTGCTACTCAGGGATGGTGAAAAGAACCGGTCGCCATGCTCTTCTCAGTAACCTGTATCGGAACGCCGACGATATCGGTCGGAGAGCCGAGACGGTGGAAGCTCGACGGAACGGAGATCCAGTTCGGAATCGAACGCCGACGGTGGAGCCAGATAGGAGTCCATCTTTCAGATCGTGCTGCTGATGTTGCTGTTGGAAGCTGTTCTTCTCATCTTGGAGCGTCGGCGGCGGAGATGGCGAGGAAACGAAGAGGTCTTTAAGCTTGTGGCGGACTTTGACTTCGTCGGAGGAAGATTCCGGTGGATCTAGGGGAGGGGGATGGAAACGACGGCGGTCATGAGGTCGAGTGAGGAACATGCGGAGGGTTTTACGGCGGCGAAGGTGGATGACGGGACTGGTGGTTGGACTGCGAGTGGGACTGCCGGCGACGGCACATTGTGAGGCTAAGAGcttgaatttgtggagattggGCATAGTGTGTGCATTTAGATTtagaaagaaagagaataataatgaataaatttgggttattttttgtttgttttatttgtggGGGGAGATGGTTAGATCTGAGAAGGATGGGATGGCGTTGGAATTAGAAAGTGAGAGGAGAATGATTGATTGGGTTGAGTAAGGAAATGGCATTACATTATCGAGGGAATATTAAAACATGTCTTTTTCTCTAGCCCTTATTCCTAATCCTAACTCTTACGCCTGTTTGGAGCACTAGAAACTAAGTGGAAAGAAAGTAAGGGAGAGGAAGCACGTTTTTCAAATACCTGTCCACCGTTTGAAAAAGCAGAAAATCGGAAAGGATTGAAGCCTTGCTGCTAGGTTCCAAAAAGGATCGGTTCCTCTCAATTTTGAGCGCAGAAGTGCTAGtactaataaattataattttatcctcctctgaaataatattattatataataaaaataaatattcatccttttattttcaaaatataaaatatttttaaataaatatataaaattatataagcTTTTgatagaataatttattttaagtttaacaCTAACGAAGGtatattcatattatttttcttttctatcaaagtttatttttattttaggatatttatgatattaaacTAATATACCgttattttcttttatcttcttttatTACTACATAACTTTAAATacgatttattttctttttttttattctttttactttcttttttttttctttttcaaactcaaacaaaatattaatttttcaatatagTTTAAGATGAGTCATCATGTACTactatgtaatttttttttttttttgaattctctaaaaataataatttataattatatttatctttataaataaattggCAACTTGATTGATATTAATACAAacgaaatatatatttatttattttattttattaaattaatattatttaagtcACTATCTCAATTAAGAAAATAGAGATAATCATTAGGATATAcgtcattttaaatattttttaaaattgatttatattaccattgttttaaatatatgtaaaacCAGTGTCAAGTATTtggttaaaaatttgaattgaatatatcaattttctttgacttttctttaacttgattttgtcaaatattaaaaaaaaattgttaaatgcgatgaattgtttaaatttatataaaacacAATACATATTCTTCCCTTATTTTTGGGTTGATTAAAATTTGACCCAAACATTTGACtacttttcatcaaaattattttagtttgagTAAAAATTGACTCAACTAATTCATAAAGAAAAGTCTCATATTCAAACTTTATTGATTGATCATTgatggaaaataaaaatgatgttaataaaaaaaagtcatcACTCAAATTTCTTCATAGATactagtattaattaattattaaagaaATGTCGCCAGATATACttcacaatttattttttttttataaccaaATCACAATTTAAATATGTGAATTGAAAATAGTACCTTTTTATTTGTTAACTCCTACTTTTGACCTTTCAAAGTGGTTTAAAAATGGAACCTCTGGAAGTATTCACCATccaagtatattttttttataaaatcacacacacacacacacacaaaactTAAAtacgattttaattttt from Cicer arietinum cultivar CDC Frontier isolate Library 1 chromosome 3, Cicar.CDCFrontier_v2.0, whole genome shotgun sequence encodes:
- the LOC101490459 gene encoding uncharacterized protein — encoded protein: MPNLHKFKLLASQCAVAGSPTRSPTTSPVIHLRRRKTLRMFLTRPHDRRRFHPPPLDPPESSSDEVKVRHKLKDLFVSSPSPPPTLQDEKNSFQQQHQQHDLKDGLLSGSTVGVRFRTGSPFRRASTVSALRPISSAFRYRLLRRAWRPVLFTIPE